agcaagcaagcggagaaaccggttttcccgacagccaggaactgtttctcaccctagacctggaaccagtaccccccgaacccacccaaggctgcctcctggacccagaaggcggagaagggacctctggtgagtgtaccttttaaaatactatacatggtttaaaagcaagcatgtgaaaggattacttttccctggcatttgcggttctcctagatgtagacctaaagcctttgcaaaaggtttctggggagggcagccttattgcgtccttcatggtaggacactttaccactccaggccagtaacacgtactcgggaatcattgtagaacaaagcattgcagtgtatgtttgctggcattcaaacaacatccgttctttatctctctgtgttatcctcaggagagtgagatataattcatggtcacctagttgaaatagagtgcttttcttcaggggacactcagaggagcccattcctggtgggctgtttgcctgtggctaaacagaaatgttccccgctgttagccacagggaggggggaaggttgagggggtagtcacgcggtgggaggaggcaaaatgcgaccttgtaacgaaagcacatgtgctatgtatgtaatgttaacagcaaggtttaccctgaaagagtgtagccattgttttataaaaggtgtctttttaaataccgctgtccctttttttttctccaccagctgcatgtgtttcaatgatcacaagatcttctccttcccagaggctagtgaagcttagaaagaaaaaaaaacgcactcacgatgaaatgttctccgagctcatgctgtcctcccacactgacagagcacagacgaatgcgtggaggcaaataatgtcagagtgcaggaaagcacaaaatgaccgggaggagaggtggggggctgaagagagggctgaagctcaaatgtggcggcagcatgatgagaggaggcaggattcaatgctgaggctgctgcaggaccaaaccagtatgctccagtgtatggttgagctgcagcaaaggcagctggagcacagactgccactacagcccctgtgtaaccaactgccctcctccccaagttccatagcctccacacccagacgcccaagaacacggtgggggggcctccggccaaccagccgctccaccacagaggattgcccaaaaaaaagaaggcggtcattcaataaattttaaagttgtaaacttttaaagtgctgtgcggcattttccttccctcctccaccacccctcctgggctaccttggtagtcatccccctatttgtgtgatgaatgaataaagaatgcatgaatgtgaagcaacaatgactttattgcctctgcaagcggtgattgaaggaggaggggcgggtggttagcttacagagaagtagagtgaaccaaggggcggggggcttcatcaaggagaaacaaacagaactttcacaccgtagcctggccagtcatgaaactggttttcaaagcttctctgatgcgtaccgcgctctcctgtgctcttctaaccgccctggtgtctggctgcgcgtaaccagcagccaggcgatttgcctcaacctcccaccccgccataaacgtctcccccttactctcacagatattgtggagcacacagcaagcagtaataacagtgggaatattggtttcgctgaggtctaagcgagtcagtaaactgcgccagcgcgcctttaaacatccaaatgcacattctaccaccattctgcacttgctcagcctgtagttgaacagctcctgactactgtccaggctgcctgtgtacggcttcatgagccatggcattaaggggtaggctgggtccccaaggatacatataggcatttcaacatccccaacagttattttctgatctaggaataaagtcccttcctgcagcttttgaaacagaccagagttcctgaagatgcgagcgtcatgcacctttcccggccatcccacgttgatgttggtgaaacgtcccttgtgatccaccagagcctgcagcactatcgaaaagtaccccttgcggtttatgtactcggcggcttggtgctccggtgccaagatagggatatgggttccgtctatagccccaccacagttagggaatcccattgcagcaaagccatccactatgacctgcacatttcccagggtcactacccttgatatcagcagatctttgattgcgtgagctacttgcatcacagaagccccaacagtagatttgcccactccaaattgattcccaactgaccggtagctgtctggcgttgcaagcttccacagggctatcgccactcgcttctcaactgtgagggctgctctcatcttggtattcatgcgcctcagggcaggggaaagcaagtcacaaagttccatgaaagtgcccttacgcatgcgaaagtttcgcagccactgggaatcgtcccagacctgcaacactaggcggtcccaccagtctgtgcttgtttcccgagcccagaatcggcgttccacagcatgaacctgccccattagcaccatgatgcatgcattgtcagggcccatgctttcagagaaatctgtgtccatgtcctgatcactcacgtgaccgcgctgacgttgcctcctcgcccggtatcgctttgccaggttctggtgctgcatatactgctggataatgcgtgtggtgtttaatgtgctcctaactgccaaagtgagctgagcggcctccatgcttgccttggtatggcgtccgcacagaaaaaaggcgcggaacgattgtctgccgttgctctgacggagggaggggcgactgacgacacggcttacagggttggcttcagggagctaaaatcaacaaagggggtgtctttacatcaaggagtatttcaggcaggacttcacggaggattccaataagaaatggtgcacctaagttatcgttcttattggaacaagaaggttagtctggcctctgattgatacatggctagatttacctctctgcaccttctctgtgagtgactgcagtgtgacctagaagaatgagtcccctagacaggggagggggggaagcaaatgagtacaaaacaaatctggtctatttcttgttttgatccactccatctatcttttacatctttggctggcagcagacggtgcagaaggactgcatgccatccacatctcatggctgcttggcagaagatggtgcaataggactgctagcagtccgtatcgcctgcccgctcaccataagacggttcaataggactgactgcaggactaaagagaatgacctggtcaagtcactccaaatttagtccctgcgcccatgtctgcccaggcgctcctgatcgacctcacagaggcgaccaggagcacctcggacatgacgatgacggctaccagtcgtactgtaccgtctgctgccacaaggcaaggggttgctgctactgtgtagcaatgccgtaccgcgtctgccagcacccaagagacatagggtgacggttacctgagcgggctccatgcttgccgtggtatggcgtctgcacaggtaactcaggaaaaaaggcgcgaaacgattgtctgcccttgctttcccggagggagggagggaacgggggcctgacgatatgtacccagaaccacccgcgacaatgttttagccccatcaggcattgggatttcaacccagaattccaatgggcagcggagactgcaggaactgtgggatagccacccacagtgcaacgctccggaagtcgactctagcctcggtactgtggaagcactccgccgagttaatgcacttaatgcacttagagcattttctgtggggacacacgcaCTCgcatatataaaaccgatttctaaaaaaccgacttctataaattcgaccttattccgtagtgtagacataccctaacatggctgctactctgaaccctgt
This genomic stretch from Lepidochelys kempii isolate rLepKem1 chromosome 12, rLepKem1.hap2, whole genome shotgun sequence harbors:
- the LOC140896562 gene encoding uncharacterized protein, which encodes MQSSSAQVTMMESQNRKRAPAWTEREVRDLIAVWGEESVLSELRSSFRNAKTFVKISQGMKDRGHNRDPKQCHVKLKELRQAYQKTRKANSRSGSEPQTCRFYDELHAILGGSATTTPAVLFDSFNGDGGNTEAGFGDEEDDEEEEVVDSSQQASGETGFPDSQELFLTLDLEPVPPEPTQGCLLDPEGGEGTSAACVSMITRSSPSQRLVKLRKKKKRTHDEMFSELMLSSHTDRAQTNAWRQIMSECRKAQNDREERWGAEERAEAQMWRQHDERRQDSMLRLLQDQTSMLQCMVELQQRQLEHRLPLQPLCNQLPSSPSSIASTPRRPRTRWGGLRPTSRSTTEDCPKKRRRSFNKF